The genomic DNA ATGTACACGACGAATTCGCATTTCAAGGTGGATTTTGAAACGTTCAAGGGCCTCAAGAAGAATATGGAAACTCTTGGGATAAAGTTCTTTGTCAACATTACCCCGCGAAGCCCGATGTACCGGGAAACGGAAGCCTACGACTACTTTGGCCCGCGCTGGGCCGTTGCGGAATCCATCATATCGATGTTCAAGGAAAGCGGGTTTATCGTGTTTGACGAATACAGGATGGGCGAACACGACTATACTGATGACATGGCGTTCAATGCGACGCACCTGAGCGAACTCGGTGCAAGGCAGTATACGGCTCGGTTAGATTCGGTTCTGACAAAACTGGACTCGCTTCGGGCGGAACTTGATGCGAAAAAGTGATTCGCGAAGTTCCGGAGGAAAGTTTTTTGGTTGAACAAAATCACATTTTGCCCTTTATTTTGACAGAATCACAAAAAAATAGGTTGCAAAAAAAGGCGAGAACTTGTAATTTAGATAAGTCGCGTAACGACAAGGAGTGTTTATGAAATGTTTGGTAAAAATGGGCCTCGCGGGCCTTATGGCTTTTGGACTTTCGCAGGCGGCGGTGAACTTCCCGTATCCGCAGATGTCGGATTATGGCGGAAACGCGACTCTTTTGAGCGACAAGGCTGCCGCCTCGGAACAGCTGAAAAAGCAGTTCGCTGCCTGGATGAGGGACATGTACAACGAACAGGGCGATATCGCCGGTGTGCGTTCTGATCCTGGGTCCAACCAGTATTTTTCGGAAGGTGTCGGCTACGGCATGCTCCTGATGGTCTATTTCAGTGACAATACTACGAGTTACCAGAGCCAGTTCGACAAGATCTGGAATTTCTACAAGAAGTTCCAGAACGAAAACGGACTCATGATTTGGAAAATCGGTAATCTTTCGGAATCGTGGGATGCGGGCAACGGTGCCGCTCTGGATGGCGATATCGATGCCGCAGCAGCCTTGGTGATGGCATACTACCAGTTTGGCGACGAGAAGTACAAGGAAGACGCCAAGAAACTCATCCAGGCCATGAAAAAGTCCGAATTCGAAAGCAACGGCTTGCATATGCCTGGTGACAAGTGGGGCGATGCCGCCTTAAACCGCAAGAACCCGGGTTACTTCGACCCGGCCTACATGCCGCTTTTCGCCGCCGTTGATACGGAAAACGCCGAGTTCTGGAGCAAGACCGCCTACGACGCCAACATGAAGCTTTACGAGGCGAGTTCGGGCGAAGTGAATACGGGCCTTGTGGACGACTGGACTGACAAGAACGGCAAGAGTGAAGACGATTACTACAGCTACGATGCATCGCGCGCCCCGTGGCGTAACGCGAAGGCTGTCTGCTGGCATGGCGACCAGCGTGCTCTTGCAATAGACAAGAAGATGGCTGAGTTCGTGTCGACTGTTCCCGCATCGAACATGAAGGGGCCTGTACTTCGTTCTTCCGGCAGTCTCGGCAATGATCACAACAGTACGTTCGTGACATCCTTGATGACGGCTCTCATCTCGGATGCCAAGTACCAGTCCAAACTTGACGAATACTGGAAAGAAGCGGTGGCGCTCGGTGACGAGAATTACTTTAACCAGTCGCTCAAGCTCTTGAACGGCCTCCTGGTTTCGGGCAACATGCCTAACCTCATGACGGCGGGCTCGAATCCGCCGCCGCAGAGTTCCTCGAGCGCTGAACCTCCGCTGTCTTCTAGTTCGAGCGAGATGAACGTGGATTTGAGTTCCAGTTCCGACGGGAGTGTCGCTGTTCCTGAGGCAAGCTTGCCCTCGGCGGTAGGAATGTCGCAGCAGGGCCGCGCACTGCATGTGAATGCTGTGGGCCACGTGCGTGTGGATATGTTCAGCGTGACGGGAACCGCGGTAAAGACTCTCTGGAACGGGAATGTTTCTGGCAGTATGGAGATGAGCCTCAAGGGAATCCCCGCGGGCATATATGTGCTGCGCGTTCAGACTGCGGGTGGCTCGCACATGAAAAAAATCCGCCTGGAGTAGATACTTGCTTAGGAATTTTGCCGATTCCAAAGAAAAAATGCGCTTGCCGTAAAGGCGGGCGCTTTTTTTTTCGTATTTTTAGGGCATGAATAAGATTGTGAAGATTTGCGCCTGTGCGGCATTTGCCGCAACTTCTGTTTTTGCCCAGCAGGGCGCCCCGACAGGGGCTGCCGTTGACCCGACTGCAGATGAGCAGAAAGCCCTCAATGCCTTGAAGGGAAAACTCGAAGGGGCGATTGTCTGGGCGACGAGCCGTGCAAACTCGCATCACGATATCTGGATTATGAATGCCGACGGCACGAACCCACGTGCCTTGACGCAGGGCGATAATGTGGACTGGTTCCCGAGGATTTCTCCGGATGGCGCCACGGTGCTGTTTAACCGCAGCAAGGGCGGCTGGGTTCCCGAGAACGACGCGAACTATCCTGAAAAGTGGGACCTGTGGATGGTCGACATCTCCGGCGAAAATGCCCGCAAGGTGGTGGACAATGCCACGTGGGGCACCTGGAGGCCCGACGGCAAGTCCATCGTGTTTAGCCGCGCAGGGAAGGTCTTTACGATGGACCTCGCGAGCAAGGCCGAAAAGATGATTCTGGATGGCGAGGCCGCCTTCAAGAAGTCTGGCGTGATTCTGCAGGAACCGAAC from Fibrobacter sp. UWR3 includes the following:
- a CDS encoding glycosyl hydrolase family 8, with the protein product MKCLVKMGLAGLMAFGLSQAAVNFPYPQMSDYGGNATLLSDKAAASEQLKKQFAAWMRDMYNEQGDIAGVRSDPGSNQYFSEGVGYGMLLMVYFSDNTTSYQSQFDKIWNFYKKFQNENGLMIWKIGNLSESWDAGNGAALDGDIDAAAALVMAYYQFGDEKYKEDAKKLIQAMKKSEFESNGLHMPGDKWGDAALNRKNPGYFDPAYMPLFAAVDTENAEFWSKTAYDANMKLYEASSGEVNTGLVDDWTDKNGKSEDDYYSYDASRAPWRNAKAVCWHGDQRALAIDKKMAEFVSTVPASNMKGPVLRSSGSLGNDHNSTFVTSLMTALISDAKYQSKLDEYWKEAVALGDENYFNQSLKLLNGLLVSGNMPNLMTAGSNPPPQSSSSAEPPLSSSSSEMNVDLSSSSDGSVAVPEASLPSAVGMSQQGRALHVNAVGHVRVDMFSVTGTAVKTLWNGNVSGSMEMSLKGIPAGIYVLRVQTAGGSHMKKIRLE